Proteins from a genomic interval of Mycobacterium conspicuum:
- the mmsB gene encoding 3-hydroxyisobutyrate dehydrogenase: MTEHLTVAFLGLGNMGAPMAANLLAAKHAVRGFDPVPAALSAAVAGGVTGFDSAADAVTGADVVITMLPNGDIVKRCYAEILPAAREGALLIDSSTISVSDAREVHALAAEHGLPQLDAPVSGGVKGAVAGTLAFMVGGEEDAVQRARPVLEPMAGKIIHCGAAGAGQAAKVCNNMVLAVQQIAVGEAFVLAEKLGLPAQSLFDVITGATGNCWAVHTNCPVPGPVPTSPANNDFKPGFATALMNKDLGLAMDAVNATGSSAPLGSHAAEIYAKFAADHADKDFSAVIEMLRNGQARI; the protein is encoded by the coding sequence ATGACTGAGCATTTGACGGTGGCTTTCCTGGGCCTGGGCAACATGGGCGCGCCCATGGCGGCGAATCTTCTTGCCGCCAAACACGCGGTGCGCGGATTTGATCCGGTCCCCGCGGCGCTGTCCGCGGCGGTCGCAGGCGGCGTCACCGGCTTCGACAGCGCCGCCGACGCGGTGACCGGCGCGGACGTCGTCATCACCATGCTGCCCAACGGAGACATCGTCAAACGCTGCTACGCCGAGATTCTGCCCGCCGCCCGCGAGGGCGCGTTGTTGATCGACAGTTCCACCATCTCGGTCAGCGACGCCCGCGAAGTCCACGCACTGGCCGCCGAACACGGCCTGCCCCAGCTCGACGCGCCCGTTTCCGGCGGGGTGAAGGGCGCCGTGGCCGGGACGCTGGCCTTCATGGTCGGCGGCGAGGAAGACGCGGTGCAGCGTGCGCGACCGGTGCTGGAACCCATGGCGGGCAAGATCATTCACTGCGGTGCCGCCGGCGCGGGGCAGGCCGCCAAGGTCTGCAACAACATGGTGCTCGCGGTGCAGCAGATCGCCGTCGGCGAGGCGTTCGTGCTGGCCGAAAAGCTCGGATTGCCGGCACAGTCATTGTTCGACGTCATCACCGGCGCCACCGGCAACTGCTGGGCGGTGCACACCAATTGCCCGGTGCCGGGCCCGGTGCCGACATCGCCGGCCAACAACGACTTCAAACCCGGTTTCGCGACCGCGCTGATGAACAAGGACCTGGGCCTGGCGATGGACGCGGTGAACGCGACCGGTTCGTCGGCACCGCTGGGCAGCCACGCCGCCGAGATCTACGCCAAGTTTGCCGCCGACCACGCCGACAAGGACTTCAGCGCGGTGATCGAGATGCTGCGCAACGGCCAAGCCCGGATTTAG
- a CDS encoding isobutyryl-CoA dehydrogenase — MFTLNDDERVITETAAAFAAKRIAPYALEWDATQHFPTDVLREAAELGMAAIYCRDDVGGSGLRRLDGVRIFEQLAIADPVTAAFLSIHNMCAWMIDSFGTDEQRKEWIPRLAPMDVIASYCLTEPGAGSDASALSTRAVKQGGDYVLNGVKQFISGAGASDVYVVMARTGGEGPRGISAFIIEKGTPGLGFGALEEKMGWHAQPTAQVILEDVRVPADAMLGGADGEGAGFGIAMQGLNGGRLNIAACSLGGAQSAFDKAGAYVRERQAFGSSLLDEPTIRFTLADMATGLETSRMMLWRAASGLDNDDPDKVELCAMAKRYVTDTCFDVADKALQLHGGYGYLREYGLEKIVRDLRVHRILEGTNEIMRVVIGRAEASRFRATA; from the coding sequence ATGTTCACCCTGAACGACGACGAACGGGTCATCACCGAGACGGCGGCCGCGTTCGCAGCCAAACGCATCGCCCCGTATGCGCTGGAATGGGATGCCACCCAACACTTTCCGACCGACGTCCTGCGCGAAGCGGCCGAACTCGGCATGGCGGCGATCTACTGTCGCGACGACGTCGGCGGCAGCGGGCTGCGCCGACTCGACGGGGTGCGGATTTTCGAACAGTTGGCCATCGCCGACCCGGTGACCGCCGCGTTCCTGTCCATCCACAACATGTGCGCATGGATGATCGACAGCTTCGGCACCGACGAGCAACGCAAGGAATGGATCCCGCGGCTGGCGCCGATGGACGTCATTGCCAGCTACTGCCTGACCGAGCCGGGCGCCGGATCCGACGCCAGCGCGTTGAGCACCCGCGCCGTCAAGCAGGGTGGTGACTACGTCCTCAACGGTGTCAAGCAGTTCATCTCCGGCGCCGGAGCCTCCGACGTCTACGTGGTGATGGCCAGGACCGGCGGAGAGGGCCCGCGCGGAATATCGGCGTTCATCATCGAAAAGGGCACTCCCGGACTGGGTTTCGGCGCCCTCGAAGAGAAGATGGGCTGGCATGCCCAACCCACCGCGCAGGTGATCCTGGAAGACGTGCGGGTGCCCGCCGACGCGATGCTGGGTGGCGCGGACGGTGAAGGCGCCGGGTTCGGCATCGCGATGCAGGGCCTCAACGGCGGCCGCCTGAACATCGCGGCGTGCTCGTTGGGCGGTGCGCAGTCCGCCTTCGACAAGGCGGGCGCCTACGTTCGCGAGCGGCAGGCCTTCGGGTCGTCCCTGCTCGACGAGCCCACCATCCGGTTCACCCTGGCCGACATGGCGACGGGCCTCGAAACGTCGCGAATGATGTTGTGGCGCGCGGCAAGTGGGCTGGACAACGACGACCCCGACAAGGTCGAGCTGTGCGCGATGGCCAAACGCTACGTCACCGACACCTGCTTCGACGTGGCGGACAAGGCCCTGCAGCTGCACGGCGGCTACGGCTATCTGCGCGAGTACGGTCTGGAAAAGATCGTCCGCGATCTGCGGGTGCATCGAATCCTGGAAGGCACCAACGAAATCATGCGGGTGGTCATCGGTCGCGCCGAGGCCTCGCGGTTCCGAGCTACCGCTTAG
- a CDS encoding CoA-acylating methylmalonate-semialdehyde dehydrogenase yields MTTQIPHFIDGQRTAGQSTRTADVLDPSTGQVQAQVPMAGKADIDAAVASAAEAQKGWAATNPQRRARVLMRFIELVNQNMDELAELLSREHGKTLADSQGDVQRGIEVIEFCIGIPHLLKGEYTEGAGPGIDVYSLRQPLGVVAGITPFNFPAMIPLWKAGPALACGNAFVLKPSERDPSVPVRLAELFLEAGLPPGVFQVVHGDKEAVDAILHHPDIKAVGFVGSSDIAEYIYSTAATTGKRSQCFGGAKNHMIVMPDADLDQAVDALIGAGYGSAGERCMAISVAVPVGEQTAERLRARLVERINNLRVGHSLDPKADYGPLVTEAALARVRDYIGQGVDAGAELVVDGRDRASDDLTFGDANLEGGFFIGPTLFDHVTTDMSIYTDEIFGPVLCIVRAHDYEEALRLPSEHEYGNGVAVFTRDGDAARDFVSRVQVGMVGVNVPIPVPVAYHTFGGWKRSGFGDLNQHGPASIQFYTKVKTVTSRWPSGIKDGAEFVIPTMN; encoded by the coding sequence ATGACCACACAGATCCCCCACTTCATCGACGGGCAGCGCACCGCCGGCCAGTCCACCCGCACCGCTGACGTCCTCGACCCCAGCACCGGCCAGGTTCAGGCCCAGGTCCCGATGGCCGGCAAGGCGGACATCGACGCCGCGGTGGCGTCGGCCGCCGAGGCCCAAAAGGGCTGGGCGGCGACCAACCCGCAGCGCCGGGCCAGGGTGCTCATGCGATTCATCGAGCTGGTCAACCAAAACATGGACGAGCTCGCCGAACTCTTGTCCCGCGAACACGGCAAGACGCTGGCCGACTCGCAGGGCGACGTTCAGCGCGGCATCGAGGTCATCGAGTTCTGCATCGGCATCCCCCACCTGCTCAAAGGCGAATACACCGAGGGGGCCGGACCGGGCATCGACGTCTACTCGCTGCGCCAGCCGCTCGGCGTGGTCGCGGGCATCACCCCGTTCAACTTCCCCGCGATGATCCCGCTGTGGAAGGCCGGGCCCGCCCTCGCGTGTGGAAACGCGTTCGTGCTCAAGCCCAGTGAGCGGGACCCGTCGGTCCCGGTGCGCCTGGCCGAGCTGTTTCTCGAGGCCGGCCTCCCGCCGGGCGTGTTTCAGGTCGTGCACGGCGACAAGGAGGCCGTGGACGCGATCCTGCACCACCCCGACATCAAGGCGGTCGGTTTCGTCGGCAGCTCCGACATCGCGGAGTACATCTACTCCACGGCCGCGACCACCGGTAAGCGGTCGCAATGCTTCGGCGGAGCCAAGAACCACATGATCGTGATGCCCGACGCCGACCTGGACCAGGCCGTCGACGCGCTGATCGGCGCCGGCTACGGCAGCGCGGGCGAACGGTGCATGGCGATCAGCGTCGCGGTGCCGGTCGGCGAGCAGACCGCGGAACGGTTGCGCGCCAGGCTCGTTGAACGGATCAACAACCTGCGCGTCGGACACAGCCTGGACCCCAAGGCCGACTACGGCCCACTGGTCACCGAGGCCGCGCTGGCCCGAGTGCGCGACTACATCGGCCAGGGCGTGGACGCCGGGGCCGAACTCGTCGTCGACGGCCGCGACCGCGCCAGCGACGACCTGACATTCGGTGACGCCAACCTGGAGGGTGGCTTCTTCATCGGGCCGACCTTGTTCGACCACGTCACCACCGACATGTCGATCTACACCGACGAGATCTTCGGGCCCGTGCTGTGCATCGTTCGGGCCCATGATTACGAGGAAGCGCTCAGACTGCCTTCCGAGCACGAATACGGCAACGGCGTCGCGGTTTTCACCCGCGACGGCGACGCCGCCCGCGACTTCGTGTCGCGGGTGCAGGTGGGCATGGTCGGGGTCAACGTGCCCATCCCGGTGCCGGTGGCGTACCACACCTTCGGCGGGTGGAAGCGCTCCGGTTTCGGCGACCTCAATCAGCACGGTCCGGCGTCGATCCAGTTCTACACCAAGGTCAAGACCGTCACGTCGCGGTGGCCGTCCGGGATCAAGGACGGTGCCGAGTTCGTCATACCGACCATGAATTAG
- a CDS encoding RNA polymerase sigma factor has product MTARNEPVGPRPLRAVPDDGYANWEAVYSDNATWVYRTLFARVGNRADAEDLTAEVFLAALRPLRLSATVAEVRAYLRATARTVLAAHWRETLGREITSIDDIEQPPESEEAISVAPRRVAAVLDTLPDNYRRILELRFLEGNSIKESAAALGVSVANAKVLQHRALRLAAQVNDGGQL; this is encoded by the coding sequence GTGACCGCGCGAAACGAACCCGTCGGCCCGCGCCCCCTGCGCGCGGTGCCCGATGACGGCTACGCGAACTGGGAGGCGGTGTATTCCGACAACGCGACCTGGGTGTACCGCACGCTGTTTGCGCGCGTCGGCAACCGGGCCGACGCCGAGGACCTCACCGCCGAGGTGTTCCTCGCCGCGCTGCGACCGCTGCGGCTGTCCGCGACCGTTGCCGAGGTGCGCGCCTACCTGCGGGCCACCGCGCGGACGGTGCTGGCCGCGCATTGGCGCGAAACGCTGGGTCGCGAGATCACCTCGATCGACGACATCGAGCAGCCCCCCGAAAGTGAGGAGGCGATCAGCGTCGCACCCCGACGTGTCGCGGCCGTTCTCGACACATTGCCCGACAACTACCGGCGGATCCTGGAACTGCGCTTCCTGGAAGGGAATTCGATCAAGGAGTCGGCCGCGGCACTCGGTGTCAGCGTCGCCAATGCCAAGGTGCTGCAACATCGCGCGTTGCGGCTGGCCGCGCAGGTCAACGATGGGGGGCAGCTGTGA
- a CDS encoding QcrA and Rieske domain-containing protein gives MNARGLRRYVDDLLRGRRPRAFAPDDFEAAQIRTAIELRAARPGEDAPRPEFLNDLHARLAEQMTGAAKEVTPPPTQNSTRRQVIVGTSAAAAAAVTAVSVDRLVIGGHTEVPAASGQLTPNDGRWMRVAASSDVPEGATHSFDFGSINGFVRRVNGKPEAVSGVCTHQGCRLWFDASDDQLHCPCHTTSFAPSGQVLTHQLPIAPKPLPKLMVREVAGAIEVFAPAAPVEPA, from the coding sequence GTGAACGCCCGGGGATTGCGCAGATACGTCGACGATCTGCTCCGCGGTCGTCGGCCCAGGGCATTTGCGCCCGACGACTTCGAGGCGGCGCAGATCCGGACCGCGATCGAACTGCGGGCGGCCCGCCCGGGTGAGGACGCTCCGCGGCCGGAGTTTCTCAACGACCTGCACGCCCGTCTCGCCGAGCAGATGACCGGCGCGGCAAAGGAAGTGACACCGCCGCCGACGCAGAACAGCACGCGCCGCCAAGTCATCGTCGGGACGTCGGCCGCCGCGGCCGCCGCGGTCACGGCGGTATCGGTGGACCGCCTGGTCATCGGCGGCCACACCGAGGTACCCGCCGCCTCAGGGCAGCTCACCCCCAACGACGGGCGTTGGATGCGCGTCGCGGCCAGTTCGGATGTGCCCGAGGGGGCCACGCATTCGTTCGATTTCGGCTCGATCAACGGATTCGTGCGGAGGGTCAACGGCAAGCCCGAGGCCGTCTCCGGGGTGTGCACCCATCAGGGCTGCCGTCTGTGGTTCGACGCATCCGACGACCAACTGCATTGCCCGTGCCACACAACGTCGTTCGCGCCCAGCGGGCAGGTGCTCACCCACCAATTGCCGATCGCTCCAAAGCCGTTGCCGAAGTTGATGGTTCGCGAGGTCGCCGGGGCGATCGAAGTATTCGCCCCGGCCGCCCCCGTCGAGCCCGCCTAG
- a CDS encoding PPOX class F420-dependent oxidoreductase: MNSTKLDDSARRLIGSAPATLVTINRDGSPQVSLVWVTVQSTADGGDELVTAHLQEHQKIRNIRRDPRVAVTIASTDRSGPQTPYLSIRGTARVEEGGAPELLDKIATTIFGPGTGFPPPDAPPGYLTHITIEKVGGVGPWAA; this comes from the coding sequence ATGAACAGCACAAAGCTCGACGACAGCGCACGCCGACTGATCGGTTCCGCCCCGGCCACGCTTGTCACGATCAATCGCGACGGCAGCCCGCAAGTCAGCCTGGTCTGGGTGACGGTGCAAAGTACAGCCGACGGCGGTGATGAGCTAGTCACCGCTCATTTGCAGGAGCATCAGAAGATCCGCAACATCCGGCGTGATCCCCGCGTGGCGGTGACCATCGCGTCAACGGACCGCAGCGGGCCACAGACACCCTATCTGTCGATCAGGGGCACGGCGCGCGTCGAGGAGGGCGGTGCTCCCGAACTACTGGACAAAATCGCCACGACTATCTTCGGCCCCGGCACGGGGTTCCCGCCGCCTGACGCACCCCCCGGGTACCTCACTCACATCACCATCGAGAAAGTCGGTGGCGTGGGCCCATGGGCGGCCTGA
- a CDS encoding cupredoxin domain-containing protein, with product MLRKRTVAALAVLSLAGCSPARPPTTTGMPSMTSMSGASMSVTAPAAPVSGDQVNIDSFAFVPATLTVHAGSTVTWTNHDEEPHTVAASDGSFKSPGMGTGATYSHTFATAGTFDYVCSIHPMMHGTVMVTP from the coding sequence ATGCTTCGAAAACGTACCGTTGCCGCGTTGGCGGTGCTGTCGCTGGCCGGATGTTCCCCGGCGCGGCCACCCACAACTACGGGCATGCCGTCCATGACCTCGATGTCGGGGGCCTCGATGTCGGTCACCGCACCGGCGGCGCCGGTGAGCGGCGACCAAGTCAACATCGACAGCTTCGCGTTCGTCCCCGCTACGCTCACCGTCCACGCCGGCAGCACCGTCACCTGGACCAATCACGACGAAGAGCCCCACACGGTTGCCGCCAGCGACGGTTCATTCAAATCGCCCGGGATGGGCACGGGCGCCACCTATTCGCACACCTTCGCCACGGCCGGAACATTCGACTACGTCTGCTCAATTCACCCGATGATGCATGGCACCGTGATGGTGACCCCATGA
- a CDS encoding metallophosphoesterase family protein, whose translation MRRDPDTMSRRQLIRHTAWFGAAVGFTVVGGEVISHVAGASTQHAQTRPTLRFAQVSDSHLGFSGSANPNVTDTFGRAIDRINNLGYTPDFVIHTGDITHLASPDQFDQAKQMMSSLKTPHVFTVPGEHDSVDDAGQKYRSVFGAGSSGDGWYSFDVAGVHVIALVNTLNLKKLGHLGVEQLEFVEKDVARLSSDTPIIVVSHIPLFAMYPDWGWGTDDATQALSYLRRFASVTCLNGHVHQVFSKTEGNVTFYSGTTTAYPLPHPGDGPAPKPVTLPAGKLADALGIREVSYTRGDQALALKERTLQ comes from the coding sequence ATGAGGCGCGATCCCGACACCATGAGTCGGCGCCAGCTGATCCGGCACACGGCATGGTTCGGGGCCGCGGTTGGTTTCACCGTCGTTGGCGGCGAGGTCATCTCACATGTCGCCGGCGCCTCGACCCAGCACGCCCAGACCCGACCCACCCTGCGCTTCGCCCAAGTCAGCGACAGCCACCTTGGATTCTCCGGCTCGGCGAACCCCAACGTCACCGACACCTTCGGGCGCGCGATCGATCGCATCAACAACCTCGGCTACACACCGGATTTCGTCATTCACACCGGCGATATCACGCATCTGGCCAGTCCCGACCAATTCGACCAGGCGAAGCAGATGATGAGCAGCCTGAAGACACCACACGTCTTCACCGTGCCCGGCGAACATGACTCGGTCGACGACGCGGGCCAAAAGTACCGCAGCGTGTTCGGCGCGGGAAGTTCCGGCGACGGGTGGTACAGCTTCGACGTCGCCGGTGTGCACGTGATCGCATTGGTCAACACGCTGAACCTGAAAAAGCTTGGGCACCTGGGCGTCGAACAGCTCGAGTTCGTCGAAAAGGATGTTGCCCGGCTCTCGAGCGACACGCCCATCATCGTGGTCAGCCACATACCGCTGTTTGCGATGTACCCAGACTGGGGCTGGGGCACCGACGACGCCACCCAGGCGCTGAGTTATCTGCGCCGCTTCGCCTCGGTCACCTGCCTCAACGGCCATGTCCACCAAGTGTTTTCCAAGACCGAAGGCAACGTGACCTTCTACAGCGGGACAACCACGGCCTATCCGCTGCCCCATCCAGGCGACGGGCCGGCGCCGAAACCGGTCACCTTGCCCGCCGGCAAGCTGGCCGACGCGTTGGGTATCCGCGAGGTGAGCTACACCAGGGGCGATCAGGCGCTCGCGCTGAAAGAACGGACGCTGCAATGA
- a CDS encoding PE family protein encodes MSFVITAPEALTAVASDLDNLGSSIGEAHAAVKVPTIGLLPAAADEISTEIAKVFGAHAQQFHAVSAQAAAFHAEFVQALKGGASAYAASEAANASPLKAVEQNLLNAVKTPAQSLLGPILSGGGTGGPHLGSTIAAAEQQFPVSGPLKLFDNTFQNLQALYAARQANPHPILRQVIANNMSYGQTLGAAFHTITQNLITVGKGLPAVVQTTQNFLAEGDVFDAVTYFFSQVVEQPIIIDIGLPLVSALVPVLGDIGTHISNVFHDTLPLLEIALAPLYGPNAAVAAAAGVSQNIMNAFGTGDFLTGFQDIAMAPTTIIDGFLNGYPVTAPNLTIDPSGGLLTGAPGTSQPSFGSAGALLSVVSSIAHDLGTTGSG; translated from the coding sequence ATGTCGTTTGTGATCACAGCACCGGAGGCGCTCACGGCGGTGGCGTCGGACTTGGACAATCTCGGTTCGTCGATCGGCGAGGCCCACGCGGCCGTGAAGGTCCCGACAATCGGATTGCTTCCCGCGGCAGCTGATGAGATATCGACGGAGATCGCGAAAGTATTTGGGGCACATGCCCAGCAGTTCCATGCAGTCAGCGCGCAGGCGGCGGCATTCCACGCCGAGTTCGTCCAGGCGCTCAAGGGGGGCGCGAGCGCGTACGCGGCCTCCGAGGCGGCGAACGCCTCGCCGTTGAAGGCGGTGGAGCAGAATCTGCTGAACGCGGTGAAAACTCCCGCTCAGTCGCTGTTGGGTCCGATCCTGTCCGGCGGTGGCACCGGCGGCCCGCATTTGGGCAGCACGATAGCCGCCGCGGAACAACAGTTCCCGGTCAGCGGACCGCTGAAGCTGTTCGACAACACCTTCCAAAACCTGCAAGCGCTCTACGCTGCCCGCCAGGCAAACCCGCACCCGATCCTTCGGCAGGTCATCGCCAACAACATGAGCTACGGGCAAACACTTGGCGCGGCGTTCCACACCATCACCCAAAACCTGATCACCGTCGGCAAGGGCCTGCCCGCCGTTGTCCAAACCACGCAGAACTTCCTCGCGGAGGGCGACGTCTTCGATGCGGTCACCTACTTTTTCAGCCAGGTTGTGGAGCAGCCCATAATCATCGATATTGGCCTCCCCTTGGTAAGCGCACTGGTCCCCGTCCTGGGCGACATCGGAACGCATATCAGCAACGTGTTCCACGACACGTTGCCGCTGCTGGAGATCGCCCTGGCCCCGCTGTACGGGCCCAACGCCGCCGTCGCGGCAGCCGCGGGTGTCAGCCAAAACATCATGAATGCCTTTGGCACTGGCGACTTCCTGACGGGCTTCCAAGACATCGCCATGGCGCCGACGACCATCATCGACGGCTTCCTGAACGGCTATCCGGTGACCGCCCCCAACCTCACCATCGACCCGTCGGGCGGATTGCTGACCGGTGCTCCCGGCACCAGTCAACCCAGCTTCGGTAGCGCCGGGGCCCTTCTGTCGGTGGTTTCCAGCATCGCGCACGATCTGGGCACCACCGGCAGCGGCTAG
- a CDS encoding lipoprotein LpqH, with protein MKRALLIAAGAATIVTCAVSLAGCSGDNKASGPSPSAASSASSAPATANATPAAAGQPQVTVGGQPQNIGGPVVCSMTNGKFSIAIGEMPTGVIVGLEPDGSVVHDAGLGTVEGVVMSFTEGTPGNSATAVKTGSNYKITGTATGVDKSGQQVSKDFAVDVTCP; from the coding sequence GTGAAGCGTGCGCTGTTGATCGCCGCGGGCGCGGCAACGATCGTTACGTGCGCGGTGAGCTTAGCGGGCTGCTCCGGCGACAACAAAGCCTCCGGTCCGTCGCCCAGCGCCGCATCGAGCGCGAGTTCCGCGCCCGCCACCGCCAACGCCACCCCCGCCGCCGCCGGGCAACCACAAGTCACCGTCGGCGGCCAGCCACAGAACATCGGCGGCCCGGTGGTGTGCTCGATGACCAACGGCAAGTTCTCGATCGCCATCGGCGAAATGCCGACCGGGGTCATCGTCGGATTGGAACCGGACGGATCGGTAGTCCACGACGCCGGACTGGGCACGGTCGAGGGCGTCGTCATGAGCTTCACCGAAGGAACGCCGGGCAACAGCGCCACCGCCGTCAAGACCGGCAGCAACTACAAGATCACCGGCACCGCCACCGGCGTCGACAAGTCGGGTCAGCAGGTCAGCAAGGACTTTGCGGTCGACGTCACCTGCCCATAG
- the rfbC gene encoding dTDP-4-dehydrorhamnose 3,5-epimerase, which translates to MKVRELAIAGAWEITPTIHGDSRGFFFEWFTDRGFTGFAGHRLNVRQANCSVSSAGVLRGLHFAQVPPSQAKYVTCPSGSVFDVVVDVRVGSPTFGQWDSVLLNDTDRRTIYISEGLAHGFLALESNSTVMYMCSSEYNPEREHTISAMDPTLAIDWPLLDGVAVSLSDRDAAAPSFEEVRQSGVLPTWDETQSFIDSMRAQIGG; encoded by the coding sequence ATGAAGGTTCGAGAACTGGCAATCGCGGGCGCCTGGGAGATCACTCCCACCATTCACGGCGACTCCCGCGGGTTTTTCTTCGAATGGTTCACCGACCGCGGTTTCACCGGTTTCGCCGGTCACCGGCTGAACGTCCGGCAGGCGAACTGCTCGGTGTCGTCGGCCGGTGTGCTGCGCGGCCTGCACTTCGCCCAGGTGCCGCCGAGCCAGGCCAAGTATGTGACCTGTCCGTCCGGGTCGGTGTTCGACGTCGTCGTCGACGTCCGTGTCGGCTCACCGACCTTCGGCCAATGGGACTCGGTCCTGCTCAACGACACCGACCGCAGGACGATCTACATCTCCGAAGGGCTCGCGCACGGATTCCTTGCGCTGGAAAGCAATTCGACGGTCATGTACATGTGCTCGTCGGAATACAACCCGGAGCGCGAGCACACCATCTCTGCCATGGACCCGACGTTGGCGATCGACTGGCCCTTGCTCGACGGCGTCGCCGTTTCGTTGTCCGACCGCGACGCGGCGGCCCCCAGCTTCGAGGAAGTACGCCAATCCGGCGTCCTGCCGACCTGGGACGAAACACAGTCATTCATCGACAGCATGCGCGCCCAGATCGGCGGATAG
- the rfbB gene encoding dTDP-glucose 4,6-dehydratase — translation MRLLVTGGAGFIGANFVHSTVREHPEDEVTVLDAMTYAARRESLAHVADSIRLVEGDVADAELVSKLVAESDAVVHFAAETHVDNSLDDPELTLRTNVIGTFAVLEAVRRHSVRLHHVSTDEVYGDLALDDPTRFTESTPYNPSSPYSATKAASDVLVRAWVRSYGVHATISNCSNNYGPYQHVEKFIPRQITNVLTGRRPKLYGSGANVRDWIHVDDHNSAVRRILEKGQLGRTYLIGAEGERDNLSVLRTLLKMMGRDPDDFEHVPDRAGHDLRYAIDPSALYDELGWAPKHTDFSEGLQATIDWYRDNEWWWRPLKDVTEARYEGRGK, via the coding sequence ATGCGGCTGCTGGTGACGGGTGGCGCCGGGTTCATCGGCGCGAACTTCGTGCACAGCACGGTACGCGAACACCCCGAAGACGAGGTCACGGTGCTCGACGCCATGACCTACGCCGCCCGGCGTGAGTCACTCGCCCACGTCGCCGATTCCATCCGACTGGTGGAAGGTGACGTCGCCGACGCGGAACTGGTCTCCAAGCTGGTCGCCGAGTCCGACGCCGTCGTGCATTTCGCCGCCGAAACCCACGTGGACAACTCGCTGGACGACCCGGAGCTGACGCTGCGCACCAACGTCATCGGGACATTCGCGGTCCTCGAGGCTGTGCGACGACACAGCGTGCGGCTGCACCACGTGTCCACCGACGAGGTTTACGGCGACCTCGCACTCGACGACCCCACGCGGTTCACCGAATCGACGCCCTACAACCCGTCGAGTCCGTACTCGGCCACCAAGGCGGCCAGCGACGTGCTGGTGCGGGCCTGGGTGCGGTCGTACGGCGTGCACGCGACGATCTCCAATTGCTCGAATAACTACGGGCCGTATCAGCATGTCGAAAAGTTCATCCCGCGCCAGATCACCAATGTGCTCACCGGCCGGCGGCCCAAGTTGTACGGCAGCGGCGCCAACGTCCGCGATTGGATCCACGTCGACGACCACAACAGCGCGGTGCGCCGGATCCTGGAAAAAGGGCAGCTCGGCCGGACCTACCTCATCGGCGCCGAAGGCGAACGTGACAACCTGAGTGTGCTGCGCACGCTGCTGAAGATGATGGGTCGCGACCCCGACGACTTCGAGCACGTCCCCGACCGCGCCGGCCACGACCTGCGGTACGCCATCGATCCGTCGGCCTTGTACGACGAATTAGGTTGGGCGCCAAAGCATACCGACTTCAGCGAGGGCCTGCAGGCCACCATTGACTGGTACCGAGACAACGAATGGTGGTGGCGTCCACTCAAGGACGTCACCGAGGCCCGTTACGAAGGACGAGGCAAGTGA